A genomic segment from Desulfurispirillum indicum S5 encodes:
- a CDS encoding PilZ domain-containing protein: MLKKLFGKRSQESVSPQILELFTRAVERNEPLDVFLGDTDAYDGYRKLGKEAPFRSSAMAELDSAEHILKIEYVFPRTPVFRSNPIMLFFSVDGVMFYCSTTIAAVDRENDIISVHLPTKVHRNERRKVFRVRISQYNIRCSLKNISKTELAHSQGQVKAFDYDGKAYDISEGGLFFMSFATMTLDINDVVYLEFTLPGIDLLPRTSVKVLARVAHIKSFNRFCGLEFFTEKSKNVPYVSQYPYLVDSSLMQHFARFCRAANISNLESENLMERTQQPSAEATLQAAAQERRDVVIIGDRSSTYYNNEEFEQRYRKHYLSDEREILDFLEENEDCFVIFDNLVTAKERRCDFTWSAFIKTLRSKNLFHPVFVIDSDPMEKLKKQKLQEYKIFHCCRFDITNPADLLKQIRTLLPAVQKS, from the coding sequence GTGCTGAAAAAACTCTTCGGTAAACGCTCCCAGGAGAGCGTCTCCCCCCAGATACTGGAACTCTTCACCAGAGCCGTTGAACGCAACGAGCCCCTTGACGTGTTTCTGGGGGATACCGATGCCTATGACGGATACCGCAAACTGGGCAAGGAAGCGCCCTTCCGCAGCTCCGCCATGGCTGAGCTGGACAGCGCGGAGCACATCCTGAAAATCGAGTACGTCTTTCCCCGCACACCGGTATTCAGGAGCAACCCCATCATGCTCTTCTTCTCCGTGGACGGGGTCATGTTCTACTGCTCCACCACCATAGCCGCCGTTGACCGCGAAAATGACATCATCAGCGTCCACCTGCCCACCAAGGTGCACCGCAACGAGCGCCGCAAAGTCTTCCGGGTGCGCATATCCCAGTACAATATCCGCTGCTCCCTGAAGAACATCTCCAAAACCGAGCTGGCCCACAGCCAGGGCCAGGTCAAGGCCTTTGACTATGACGGCAAGGCCTATGACATCTCGGAAGGCGGCCTCTTTTTCATGTCCTTTGCCACCATGACCCTGGATATCAACGATGTGGTCTACCTGGAGTTCACCCTGCCCGGCATCGACCTGCTGCCGCGCACCAGCGTCAAGGTGCTGGCCCGCGTCGCCCACATCAAGAGCTTTAACCGCTTCTGTGGCCTGGAATTCTTTACGGAAAAGTCCAAGAACGTGCCCTACGTCTCCCAGTATCCCTACCTGGTGGACAGCTCGCTGATGCAGCACTTTGCCCGCTTCTGCCGCGCCGCCAACATCAGCAACCTGGAATCCGAAAACCTGATGGAGCGCACCCAGCAACCCTCAGCCGAAGCCACCCTGCAGGCTGCCGCCCAGGAGCGCCGCGACGTCGTCATCATCGGCGACCGCAGCTCCACCTATTACAACAACGAGGAATTCGAGCAGCGCTACCGCAAGCACTACCTCAGCGATGAACGGGAAATACTGGATTTTCTTGAGGAAAATGAAGACTGCTTTGTCATATTCGACAACCTGGTCACCGCCAAAGAACGCAGGTGCGACTTCACCTGGAGCGCGTTCATCAAGACCCTGCGCTCAAAGAACCTCTTTCACCCCGTCTTTGTCATCGACTCCGACCCCATGGAAAAGCTGAAAAAGCAGAAGCTGCAGGAGTACAAGATCTTCCACTGCTGCCGTTTCGATATCACCAACCCCGCCGACCTGCTCAAGCAGATCAGAACGCTGCTGCCAGCTGTTCAAAAGTCCTGA
- a CDS encoding HesA/MoeB/ThiF family protein yields the protein MDVQGRYRRNVQLPQIGEAGQRRLLDSRVLVIGAGGLGSPVSMYLAAAGVGHLGIADADVVDISNLQRQILHGTPDLDTPKVFSARARLRNINPDVDVKVYHQWITPENIAEVMEPYDFVVEATDNIHVKFLVNDACVLVGQPFSHGGIREFTGQTLTVNPGQTACLRCLFPEAPAREEKRVELGVLGSVAGMLGTIQATEAIKYLTGAGEPLYNTLLGFDALVMHFRKTKISRDPHCPLCGESPKIRTFEQLAAAF from the coding sequence ATGGATGTCCAGGGTCGCTACCGTCGCAATGTGCAATTGCCCCAGATCGGCGAGGCGGGGCAGCGCAGGCTGCTGGATTCGCGGGTGCTGGTGATTGGTGCCGGGGGTCTTGGTTCGCCGGTTTCCATGTATCTGGCGGCGGCGGGTGTGGGGCACCTTGGCATTGCCGATGCGGATGTGGTGGATATTTCCAATCTGCAGCGGCAGATTCTCCATGGCACGCCCGATCTGGATACGCCCAAGGTGTTCTCGGCGCGCGCCCGTCTGCGCAATATCAATCCCGATGTGGATGTGAAGGTGTACCACCAGTGGATTACGCCGGAGAATATCGCCGAGGTGATGGAGCCCTACGACTTTGTGGTGGAGGCGACGGACAATATCCACGTGAAGTTTCTGGTGAATGATGCCTGTGTGCTGGTGGGGCAGCCCTTTTCCCACGGGGGTATCCGGGAGTTTACGGGCCAGACGCTGACGGTGAATCCCGGCCAGACGGCCTGTCTGCGCTGTCTCTTTCCTGAAGCGCCGGCGCGCGAAGAGAAGCGGGTGGAGCTGGGGGTGCTGGGTTCGGTGGCGGGTATGCTGGGCACGATTCAGGCGACGGAAGCCATCAAGTACCTCACCGGTGCCGGTGAGCCTCTCTATAATACGCTGCTGGGCTTTGATGCCCTGGTGATGCACTTCCGGAAGACGAAAATCAGCAGAGATCCCCACTGTCCCCTGTGCGGCGAGAGTCCGAAGATCAGGACTTTTGAACAGCTGGCAGCAGCGTTCTGA